In one Cyclopterus lumpus isolate fCycLum1 chromosome 24, fCycLum1.pri, whole genome shotgun sequence genomic region, the following are encoded:
- the vipas39 gene encoding spermatogenesis-defective protein 39 homolog has product MMKSKADEEDYWNSSKFKAFTFDDEDDEFSTLKESKRTVNSIRCLVEEDDDKEEVEKVSWNGEPVSSNSWSVSETAASNQRAEREPAFPKINTVTISKSHSGYSLSSLFKGKTKGGNFQSFTDSFSDSSVRLYAPELRKPKSEYKDYVSDWSPEETVHRMQQGKVVSLEKFRSLQDKLLLLDSCVAAHDGNVITAVLIYLKRTLSKEVLFRELEPRQTALSHLIHYLTETRDQRLLLELLRALGRTEDVALLQYKEHLSIADENKRRDFLKSCLSLPFSPEDSSHVQDHYTLMERQVIIETTDRRAERGEKVERALILNMPLITTLSYCCLYHYSESEGTFSSPLNIRQTFKISEKQFFVTALGARAKLKAWSDVDALFTSRNWLGFTRKKSPLGFQRVVDILQKNSAPTQVLQDYVALVDDAELRITLAQKHKCHDIVINTYRDLKDRQQLLGYRGKVERGSGEERKIDELLNNLQIRWKN; this is encoded by the exons ATGATGAAGAGTAAAGCAGACGAGGAAGACTACTGGAACAGCTCCAAGTTTAAAGCCTTCACCttcgatgatgaagatgacgagTTTAGCACA TTAAAAGAGTCGAAGCGAACGGTGAACAGCATTCGCTGCCTGGTGGAGGAAGACGATGATAAAGAAGAGGTGGAAAAGGTCAGCTGGAACGGAGAGCCTGTCAGCA gtAATTCCTGGTCGGTCAGTGAGACGGCAGcgtccaatcagagagcagaaagagagcCCGCCTTCCCCAAAATCAACACAGTGACAATCAGCAAGAGTCACTCAGGATACTCTCTGAGCTCGCTGTTCAAAG gaaAAACTAAAGGAGGAAACTTCCAGTCGTTCACGGACT CGTTCAGCGACTCGTCTGTCAGACTTTACGCTCCAGAACTCCGAAAACCCAAATCTGAATACAAG GATTATGTCAGTGATTGGTCACCTGAAGAAACGGTCCACAGAATGCAGCAGGGAAAG GTCGTGTCTCTGGAGAAGTTCCGCTCTCTTCAggacaagctgctgctgctggattcCTGCGTCGCTGCTCACGATGGAAACGTCATCACGGCT gttttaatttatttaaagagGACTCTGAGTAAAG AGGTCTTGTTTCGGGAGCTGGAGCCCAGACAAACGGCTCTGAGTCATTTGATCCACTATCTGActgaaaccagagaccagaggctgctgctggagctgctcag AGCTCTTGGCAGGACGGAGGACGTGGCA CTGTTGCAGTATAAAGAACACCTGAGCATTGCTGATGAAAACAAGAGGCGGGACTTCCTGAAGAGCTGCCTCAG tcttCCATTTTCCCCAGAAGACTCTTCTCATGTACAGGATCACTACACTCTGATGGAAAGACAAGTTATCATCGAG ACGACCGACCGACGGGCAGAACGCGGCGAGAAGGTGGAAAGAGCTTTGATCCTCAACATGCCGCTGATCACAACACtgtcctactgctgcctctaccactacagcgagtcagag GGAACTTTCAGCAGTCCGTTGAACATCCGTCAGACCTTCAAG atCTCAGAGAAGCAGTTCTTTGTGACAGCTTTGGGGGCGCGGGCGAAGCTGAAGGCGTGGTCGGACGTGGACGCCCTGTTCACCAGCAGGAACTGGCTCGGCTTCACCAGGAAGAAATCCCCGCTCGGCTTCCAACGAGTGGTTGACATCCTGCAAAAGAATTCCGCCCccacacag GTGTTGCAGGACTACGTGGCGCTGGTTGATGATGCGGAGCTCAGGATCACTTTGGCTcagaaacataaatgtcacGACATCGTCATCAAT ACGTACCGGGACCTGAAGGACCGGCAGCAGCTGCTCGGATACCGGGGAAAGGTGGAGAGAGGGtccggggaggagaggaagattgATGAGCTGCTCAACAACCTG caAATCCGGTGGAAGAActga